DNA from Desulfarculus baarsii DSM 2075:
CCACCATGGCCATGCGCGAGCTTATCTCCGCAAAGCCGTGGCGCGCCATGGCCCGGGCCAAAAAGCCTCGCTCGGGCAGCGCGGCCTGACCGGCCAGGGCCTCGGGCAGCATGGCCAGGACCATCTTGGCCGGTTGGGTCGCCTCCTCGGTCAGCACGGCGTGGACGCCCACCAGCAGGCCGCCGGGGGCGAGGGCCTGGCGACATTTGGCCAAGACCTGGTCCAACTCGGCGTCGCCGTAATAGAGGCTGTCGGTGACCATGATCAGATCATACTCTCCGCCGATATCGTCGCTCAGATAATCACCGCCCATGGTCGACACGCGCGCGCTCATGCCGTATTCATCGATGTAGCCACGGGCGATGGCCACGATCTCGGGCCGGTCGAAGACCACTGCCGCGAGCCCTTCGTTGGCCTGGGCCACGGCCATGGCGTTGACGCCCGGACCGCCGCCCAGGTCGAGCATGCGCCGACAGGCGTCGAAGCCGGGCGCGTCGGCGACGATGGCGGCCATTTGCCGGGCCACGCCAGCCAGGCTGGTGGCGGCGTGGGCGCGGGTGAAGCGCTCGCAGTAGGCGGCGGCGTTCCAGTGCTCATCGGGCGGGGCCTGGCCGGGGCCGCTGCGGATCTTGTCGGTGAGGCCGCCCAGGCAGTCTTGCCACGATTCGTCGGCCAGTTGCAGCCAGTGGCCCAGATAAACCGCCTTGCCGCGCACCAGGAACTCGCTGGTCGGCGGCTGGTTTTGGTATTGGCCTTGGCTTTTGCGCAGCAGGCCCAGGGCGCAGAGGGCGTCGAGCATGAGCTGAGCGTTGCGCGGGTGGGCCGGCAGCAGCCGGGCCACGGCCTGGGCCGAGGCGGCCTGCTCCAGGTGGTCGAAGACGGCCAGATCGATGGCGCTCATCAGCAGGCGGCTGGCGACCGCGCCATAGAACATGTCGCCGAAAACGCTGAAATCCGATTGAGGATCGGGCATCTTGACCATGGTGGTCAATCTCCTTGGCGTGGGGTGGATGATGGTTGGCTTGGTTTTTGGGCCAGGATGCGCCCGTCTTCCAGGCACAGCGCCCGCGCGTGGCAGGCGTCGATGAACTGATGATCGATGGTCACGGCCAGGACGATGGTCCCCGCCTGGGCCGCCTGGCACAGCAGGGCGGCCATGCCCCGCAGGTTGTGGCCGTCCAGGCCGCTGGTGGGCTCGTCGAGGACCAGCACGTCGGGCTGGGCGGCCAGGGCCGCGGCCACGGCCAGGCGTTGCTTCTGCCCGCCCGAGAGCGCCTGGGGCCGGCATTGGGCCACTCGCTCCAGGCCGCTGGCGCGCAGCAGTTCGGCCACGCGCGTCTTTTGCCCCGCGCCGCCGGCCATGGTCAGCTCGGCCTGGACGCTCTCGGCGAAAAGCTGGTGATCGGCCTCTTGCAGCACCATGCGGCAGCGCCGCAGCCGTTGCCTGGGCCGGCATGGCCGCCCGTCGAGGCGGACCGCGCCGCCGCGTTCCTTTAGCAACCCGGCGATGGTCAGGGCCAGGGTTGTCTTGCCGCAGCCGTTGGCGCCACTGACGGCGACGATCCGGCCGCCGTGGGCCTCCAGGTCCACACCGCGCAGGATGTCGCCTGGCCGGCCGGGATGGCGATAGCGCAAGGCGCATAGCGCCAGGTCGTGGCCCCCGCTGGCTGGCGGGTCGTCGCTGGGCGTGGCGTCGCCGGGCCAGCGCAGGCCCAGGCGGCGGGCCTCTTGCGCGCTTTGGCCGAAAAAGGCCTTGGCGTCGATTTCGGCGCTGATCCGGCCGTCATCGAGCAGGACCACGCGGTCGGCCAGGCCGCGCAGGTAATCGCAGCGATGTTCGGCGATGACAATGGTCTTGCCCTCGGCCTTCAACTCGGCCAACAGGCCGACAAGCTCGGCCAAGGCGGCCTGGTCCAGGTTGGCCGAGGGCTCGTCAAGGGTCAAGGCGTCCACGCCCATGGCCAACACCGCCGCCAGGATCACCTTTTGCCGCTGGCCGGCCGAAAGGCCGAACACCGAGCGGCGGCCCAGGCCCTCCAGGCCCAGACGGCTCATGGCCAGATCCACTTTTCGGCGCAGAAGCGGCCGAGGCGTCCCCAGGTTTTCGCAGCCAAAGGCGATCTCGTCCTCGACCCTGGTGGTGAAAAACTGCGAGCGCGGATTCTGGAACACCGCGCCCACCCGCCGGGCGATCTGGTGCATGGCCATTGCGGCCAGGTCCACGCCGTCCAGCAAGACCCGGCCGGCGCGCCGGCCCTTTTCATAGTGGGGGATCAGCCCGTTGAAGGCCTTGAGCAGGGTGGATTTGCCGCAGCCGCTGGGCCCGGCCAGGATCACGCACTGGCCGTGGTCCAACGACAGGCTGGCGTCCTTGAGCGCCCAGCCCGCGCCGCCGGCGTAGCGAAACGACAATTTGTCGGCCAGCAGTTTCACGCCACGCCTCCCGACCCGCCGCGCAGCGCCCCGTCGAGGGCGATCAGGGCGGCCAGGGCCAGCGTCCAACCGGCCAGCGTCAGGCCGTCGGCCGGGCGAAAGTCCAGGCCATGCAGCGATGTTTTGCGCCCGGGGGCCTCCACGCCCCTGGTCACGGCGGCCCGGGCCAGTTCCTCGCCCACGGCCAGCGAGCGCAGCAACAGCGGAACCAGCACATAGCCCAGCAACCGATCGGGCCGCAGCCACAGCCGGCCGCCGGCGTTGAGCCCCCGCGTGCGCATGGCGTGGCGCACCTGGCCAAATTCGGCCGCCGCCGTGGGCAGGAAGCGCAGGCAAGCGCCCAGGGTGATCACCACCCCGGCCGGCGCGCCCAGCCGCTCCAGCGAACGCAGCAGGCGGCCGACGTTGAGGCAAGCGCCCAGAAACACGGCCATGGCCACCAACGGCCCGAATTTAAGCAGGAAATAATAGGAAGCCTGGGCCAGCGGCGCGGCCCCGGGCCACTGGCGGCAGAGGATCACGGCCGCCAAGGCCAATCCGGCCATCAGCGCCGCCAGCCAGGCCACGAAACGCCAGGCCCCGACGCAAAGGCACGCCGCCAGGCACATCAGCAGCACTGCCGCCTGGATGCGCCAGTCCACGCAGTAGATGGCCGTGGCCCCGGCGCTCAGGGCCAGCCAGAGTTTGACCAACTCGTGCAGATCAAAGGCGAATTCACGCATCAGCATGGGCTTTCCCGGTCGAATACAAAGCGCTTGGCGATCAGCCGCAGGGCCAGATGAGCGCCCAGCAGCCCGGTGACAAAGGCCGAGGCCAACTGCGAGATCATCACCGGCGCGGTCAATTTTTCGATCATCTGGACCATGGCTGGATACATCTCGATCTGGCGCTGGACCACATCGGCGTGGCGCGCCAGCCAGAACGGCCAGAAATTGGCCGCGCAAAGCATGGTGGAATAGAACGCGAAGCCGACCGTCAGCCAGCCCAGCCGCCCCCGCGGCACGGCCCGGCGGACGATCAGATCGACTATAAAGCCGGCCGGCGCGGCCACCGGCAGAATCGGCCACCAGCCCATCATCAGCCCCACCAGGCCCCAGACCATGCCGTTGATGGTGAATGGCCAGCGCCGGGGCGCGCTGAGGGCCATGAGCAGGTAGACGCTGGCGATGAGCATGTTTTCGAAGCATTGATGATAGATCCCCAGCACGATGGCCCCCGGTCCGGCCAACAGGTAGAGCGAGAAGATCAGATGGCTGAGCCCCACGACCAGGCCGTTCAACACGCCCAGCAACACCCACTCGCGGGTGGCGGCGCGGCCCCCGCAGTCGATGACGTGGGCGCTGGCCGGGACGAATGGCTCGGTGTGGGCGTCGGTGTGGGCGTTCATTTTGCCTTTGGCCTCGCGGTTGGCATGGCGTTAATAGCGCAGCGTCAAGGTGACGCCGAACATGGCCGGTTCGCCGTCCTGGACCATCTTGTAGCCGTCCCAGTTGTAGGCGATGGCGTGATACTCGGCGTCGAGGACGTTGCGGCCCCAGACATAGACGTCGTAACGCTTGGTCTCGTAGCCCAGGCGCAGGTCCAGCAGGGCGTAGGGGTCGTCGAGGATGCTGTTGGCGGCGTCGGCGTAGACCTCGCCCACGGCGGCCAGGTCGGCCCGGGCGAACAGGCCCGTGGCGTGGCGGTATTGCACCGCCAGATGGCCGTTGTACTCGGGCGAGTTGGGGATGGTCTTGCCGTCGTAGGAAACGCGCACCAGCTCGGTGTAGTCGCTGTTCCACTCGGTGGCCGTCCAGTCGTCGACCTCGGCCTTGGTCAGGCCAAAGCCCAGGGTGATCTCCAGGCCCTGGAGCGGCTGGGCGGCCATTTCCAGCTCCACGCCCATGGAATGGGCCTGGGCGGCGTTGTCGACCTTGGTGATCGGCGAGGAGACACCGACCATGTTGTAGACCTGCTTGTCGGCCATCTGGATGTAAAACAGGGCCAGGTTGGCCGTCAGCTTGCGATCCAGCCACGACGTTTTCAGGCCCAGCTCGTAGTTCCAGGTGTATTCCGGGTCGTACGAGAAGGATTCTTTGTCCACGGCCAGGGCGTAGTTGTAGCCGCCGGCCAGGTAGCCCCGCGACACGGTGACGTAGCCGAAGGCGTCGGCGGTGATGTCGTAGCCCAGCGAAAGCTTGGGCAGCAGCTCCGAGCCGTCCATCTGGTCGGAGACGTCGACGCCGGTGTCGCGCTTGTGGCCTTTGGAGTCGCGGCCGTCCCAGCGCAGGCCGCCGGTGAGGCGCAGCCGGTCCCAAAGGGTGTAGGTGGCCTCGCCAAAGAGGGCGTAGCCGTTGGTGTCGATGGAGGTCAGCGCGCTTTGGGCGATGGTGGGGTTTTGCTGGTCGATGTCGGTGTCTTCGATCATGCCGTAGGCCCCGGCCAGCCAACTGAGGGGCGAGCCGCCCGCGTTGACGGAGGAAAAGCGCAGCTCCTGGCTGAACATGGTGTCTTTGTACGCGGCCAGGGTGCGGCCCCAGTCGTTTTGGGGGTCGGCGGTGCAGTCGTAGTCTTGCAGGGTGTCGTTGCGATAGCCGCGGCGGCCGGTCACCGAGAGGATCTTGACGGCCTGGCCTTGGTGGCTGATGCGCAGGGCCTGGCCATCGCCCTGCTCGTTGTTGTAGTTGTCGGTGTCGAGCCAGGAATGATAGGCCGGAGTGCGGTAGGGCCCCTGGTCGAAGCGATAGACGCCGATGTTGTCGTCGTTTTTCAGGATATCGCCGATGAAGGAAATGTCCCATTGGCTGGTGGGCGTCCAACGCAAGGTGGCCCGGGCGGTTTTGCGGTCGATGGCCCCGGCGCGCTGGTCGTTGTTGAACAGGTTGGTGGTGTAGCCGTCGTTCTGGTCGATCTGGCCGCTGAGGCCCAGGTACCAGCGGTCCTCGACGATGGGCCCGGAGACGCCGCCCCCCAGTTTGTAGCCGGGGTTGTGGTCGCCGGCGCTGGGGTAGGCGCCAAAGTCGGCGCTGAGGCTGGCCCTCGCCTCGTTGCCCGGCTGGCGGGTGATGACGTTGATCACGCCGGCCAGGCTGTTGCCGCCGTAGAGGCTGCCCTGGGGCCCGCGCAAGACCTCCACGCGCTCGATGTCGACCAGGTCGATATTGTGGGCGTAATGCAGCGGCAGCATCAAATCGTCGACGTAGAGGGCCGTGGGGCCATATATCGAGGTCTCGAAGGAGGTGACGCCGCGCATGGTGATGATGTTTTCGGATGTGGATTTTTTCAGATAGACGTTGGGGGCCAGGCGGGTCAGGTCGCGCATGTCGCGCAGGCCGGCGTCGTCGATCAGCGCGCCGGAAAACACCGAAGCGCTGATGGGGATCTTCTGGACGTCCTCCTCGACCTTGCGGGCGGTGACGGTGACGTTGTCGAGCTGCGAGGCGCTGGCCTGGCTGGCGGTCTCGGCCTGGCAGACGCCCACGCCCAGCGCGGCCCACACGGCCAGCGGCAATAATGATTTTGCTAGTGCGCGCATGTGGTTTAATCCATATGGCAAGCTGTTTTCGATTTGGGCGCGCGGCCAAGTCTGGCCGCATGGCCCGGCTTGGTCTGGGAGGATAACAGCCGCCGGCCCGGTCAGGCGTACCCCGGCGGGCCTTTCAGGTACCCGAAACGGCCTTTCAGGGGCGTTGGCCGGGCGGCCCGTCAGCCAGGCGCAGGCGATACTCCGAGGGCGGCAGGCCGAAGTGGCGGGCAAAGGCTCGTGAAAAGTGCGTGCGTTCGGCATAGCCCAACTCGGCGGCGATGTGGGCCATGGTCAGGCCGTCGTCGGCCAACAGCTCGCGGGCTCGCTCCATGCGGCAGTGGTTGAGGTAGCCATAGACCGTGACGTCGCACAGGGCGGCAAAGCAGCGCTTGAGCTTGCTGGGGCTGGCCCCGACCATGCGCGCCAGGCGGTCCATGGTCGGCGGCTGGTGCATGCGCGCCCGCAGGATGCCTTTTGCCCGCTCGACCAACGCGGCGTCGGCGGCGCTGGGGCGGAGTTGCTCCTGACTGTCGGCCAGGCCCAACAGCCCCAACAGAAAGGCGACAAGCTCCATTACCTTGGCCTGGATGAGCAGGCCGTCGGCGGCGTTACGGCAGGGCGCGCGCAGCAATTGGCGCAAAGCGCCTTCGATGGCCCCGGGGAAGGGGCCCGAGCGATGGATCGGCTCCTGGTCGCGGGTCGGCGGCTGGGCCAGGCAGACGGCCCCGGCCTGGGCCAGGGGTTGGTCGAAGTAGCTTTGCAGCAGGGCGGGGCTGAGCATGAGGTTGATCATCCGCACCGGCTGGCCGGCCTCGTAGCGGGCCTGGCCGTCGGTGTGGCTGGTGAACAGCAGCTCGCACTGGCCGGCCTCGGTGCAGAAGCTTTTTTTGACGCCGCTGATCGTCCACTGCACGCGGCCGGAGATG
Protein-coding regions in this window:
- a CDS encoding helix-turn-helix transcriptional regulator — translated: MKLIDQQQAMIDFYGQLRGQASPCFDRVLPVPRELGAGRLRALCPRRGMLLLLEDYQLTSDVRIANSNMPLPLGFSFCISGRVQWTISGVKKSFCTEAGQCELLFTSHTDGQARYEAGQPVRMINLMLSPALLQSYFDQPLAQAGAVCLAQPPTRDQEPIHRSGPFPGAIEGALRQLLRAPCRNAADGLLIQAKVMELVAFLLGLLGLADSQEQLRPSAADAALVERAKGILRARMHQPPTMDRLARMVGASPSKLKRCFAALCDVTVYGYLNHCRMERARELLADDGLTMAHIAAELGYAERTHFSRAFARHFGLPPSEYRLRLADGPPGQRP
- a CDS encoding MptD family putative ECF transporter S component, with product MNAHTDAHTEPFVPASAHVIDCGGRAATREWVLLGVLNGLVVGLSHLIFSLYLLAGPGAIVLGIYHQCFENMLIASVYLLMALSAPRRWPFTINGMVWGLVGLMMGWWPILPVAAPAGFIVDLIVRRAVPRGRLGWLTVGFAFYSTMLCAANFWPFWLARHADVVQRQIEMYPAMVQMIEKLTAPVMISQLASAFVTGLLGAHLALRLIAKRFVFDRESPC
- a CDS encoding methyltransferase, which translates into the protein MVKMPDPQSDFSVFGDMFYGAVASRLLMSAIDLAVFDHLEQAASAQAVARLLPAHPRNAQLMLDALCALGLLRKSQGQYQNQPPTSEFLVRGKAVYLGHWLQLADESWQDCLGGLTDKIRSGPGQAPPDEHWNAAAYCERFTRAHAATSLAGVARQMAAIVADAPGFDACRRMLDLGGGPGVNAMAVAQANEGLAAVVFDRPEIVAIARGYIDEYGMSARVSTMGGDYLSDDIGGEYDLIMVTDSLYYGDAELDQVLAKCRQALAPGGLLVGVHAVLTEEATQPAKMVLAMLPEALAGQAALPERGFLARAMARHGFAEISSRMAMVAGAPMEVNVGRRPAEA
- a CDS encoding energy-coupling factor transporter transmembrane component T family protein — its product is MLMREFAFDLHELVKLWLALSAGATAIYCVDWRIQAAVLLMCLAACLCVGAWRFVAWLAALMAGLALAAVILCRQWPGAAPLAQASYYFLLKFGPLVAMAVFLGACLNVGRLLRSLERLGAPAGVVITLGACLRFLPTAAAEFGQVRHAMRTRGLNAGGRLWLRPDRLLGYVLVPLLLRSLAVGEELARAAVTRGVEAPGRKTSLHGLDFRPADGLTLAGWTLALAALIALDGALRGGSGGVA
- a CDS encoding ATP-binding cassette domain-containing protein — encoded protein: MKLLADKLSFRYAGGAGWALKDASLSLDHGQCVILAGPSGCGKSTLLKAFNGLIPHYEKGRRAGRVLLDGVDLAAMAMHQIARRVGAVFQNPRSQFFTTRVEDEIAFGCENLGTPRPLLRRKVDLAMSRLGLEGLGRRSVFGLSAGQRQKVILAAVLAMGVDALTLDEPSANLDQAALAELVGLLAELKAEGKTIVIAEHRCDYLRGLADRVVLLDDGRISAEIDAKAFFGQSAQEARRLGLRWPGDATPSDDPPASGGHDLALCALRYRHPGRPGDILRGVDLEAHGGRIVAVSGANGCGKTTLALTIAGLLKERGGAVRLDGRPCRPRQRLRRCRMVLQEADHQLFAESVQAELTMAGGAGQKTRVAELLRASGLERVAQCRPQALSGGQKQRLAVAAALAAQPDVLVLDEPTSGLDGHNLRGMAALLCQAAQAGTIVLAVTIDHQFIDACHARALCLEDGRILAQKPSQPSSTPRQGD
- a CDS encoding TonB-dependent receptor yields the protein MRALAKSLLPLAVWAALGVGVCQAETASQASASQLDNVTVTARKVEEDVQKIPISASVFSGALIDDAGLRDMRDLTRLAPNVYLKKSTSENIITMRGVTSFETSIYGPTALYVDDLMLPLHYAHNIDLVDIERVEVLRGPQGSLYGGNSLAGVINVITRQPGNEARASLSADFGAYPSAGDHNPGYKLGGGVSGPIVEDRWYLGLSGQIDQNDGYTTNLFNNDQRAGAIDRKTARATLRWTPTSQWDISFIGDILKNDDNIGVYRFDQGPYRTPAYHSWLDTDNYNNEQGDGQALRISHQGQAVKILSVTGRRGYRNDTLQDYDCTADPQNDWGRTLAAYKDTMFSQELRFSSVNAGGSPLSWLAGAYGMIEDTDIDQQNPTIAQSALTSIDTNGYALFGEATYTLWDRLRLTGGLRWDGRDSKGHKRDTGVDVSDQMDGSELLPKLSLGYDITADAFGYVTVSRGYLAGGYNYALAVDKESFSYDPEYTWNYELGLKTSWLDRKLTANLALFYIQMADKQVYNMVGVSSPITKVDNAAQAHSMGVELEMAAQPLQGLEITLGFGLTKAEVDDWTATEWNSDYTELVRVSYDGKTIPNSPEYNGHLAVQYRHATGLFARADLAAVGEVYADAANSILDDPYALLDLRLGYETKRYDVYVWGRNVLDAEYHAIAYNWDGYKMVQDGEPAMFGVTLTLRY